Proteins from a single region of Runella sp. SP2:
- a CDS encoding TonB-dependent receptor, with amino-acid sequence MRKILLASFCLLMSFCVQLRAQERTVSGTVTSSEDGTALPGVTVVVKGTTRGVNTDADGKYKIAVSNGGQLVFSFVGFEKTTAEVGSKTIINVTLTPEANNLNEVVVTAYGGSSAKKNITAAVSQVSGKTIEGLPMQTVDRALQGRAAGVQVTATSGQPGGGINVRVRGVGSINAGNDPLYIIDGVQVASGGLSGVASSNVLASLNPNDIESIQVLKDAAASAIYGAQGSNGVVLITTKRGKAGKTKFKVSIQDGFTDVLKKLDVLTAAEFATLKIEGFENRARATNASVETARANAIAQYGDPATVQNTDWQDYVYQRGRLRMIDASATGGDGKTNFYLATSYNFQEGQVIKSDFGRGTVRLNVDHQANKKLKIETSIGLAATTQNGAIADGAFINSPFFAAALILPNQPVYKADGSYNAPLTGAFSYNPVQSVEYETRLNTTIQTVSNLAVNYEIIPGLKFRSFYGLDYANNRDDAYRDPIVPQFASTGGSATVSNRYSLNWNTAQTLNYNKTIGDHEIGALVGGEYREQISEVVSATGQGFPNGLFRTLAAAARPITTTGTYTTWRIASVFGSFNYGYKDRLIGTATLRYDGSSRFGSNSRYGLFPALSVGYRLSEESFLKKYSWLSELKVFAGYGKAGNNNISDFASRALFGLGGQYIDLPGIRPSQLGNANLSWEVASTLNAGVNYSLFSGRIFGEVQVYRKINDKLLLSRPLPNDSGFGSINENLGKVENKGLEVEFNHVNINKGGFRWETNWNVSFQRNKILQLLPGQNNIGTGLWVGQPVFINWYPTYAGVNPADGRSMWLDSLGNITYTVQARDSRIQGTPLPKGFGGVTNRLSYKGISLEFFFQGQWGNQVLNNNGFFMESSASAGWNNMQTQLARWTTPGQITRVPRAYEGGTEPGSSTVQTFSTKQLENAGYVRLKQVTVGYDLPSSITKRLKLTQVRFFAQAINLLTWTAYTGLDPEILLTEIGRYPQSKQVTGGIQIEF; translated from the coding sequence ATGCGTAAAATTTTACTCGCAAGCTTTTGCTTGTTGATGAGTTTTTGTGTGCAGCTTCGAGCACAAGAGCGAACCGTTTCAGGAACGGTAACAAGCAGTGAAGATGGAACAGCCCTACCAGGGGTGACGGTCGTTGTCAAAGGGACAACGCGCGGTGTGAATACCGATGCTGATGGAAAGTACAAAATCGCGGTTTCAAACGGTGGCCAACTTGTATTTAGCTTCGTAGGTTTTGAAAAAACAACCGCTGAAGTAGGTTCCAAAACAATCATTAACGTAACGCTTACTCCAGAAGCCAACAACCTCAATGAGGTAGTGGTAACGGCTTATGGTGGTTCTTCTGCGAAAAAGAATATCACTGCGGCGGTATCTCAAGTAAGTGGAAAAACCATTGAAGGTTTGCCGATGCAAACTGTTGACCGTGCCCTCCAAGGTCGCGCGGCAGGGGTACAGGTAACCGCTACGAGTGGTCAGCCTGGGGGTGGTATCAACGTTCGCGTTCGCGGGGTTGGTTCAATCAACGCTGGTAACGACCCACTTTACATCATTGATGGGGTACAAGTAGCGAGCGGTGGTTTGTCAGGTGTTGCAAGCTCAAACGTACTTGCATCATTGAACCCTAACGACATCGAGTCCATCCAAGTGTTGAAAGATGCGGCGGCGTCAGCTATCTATGGTGCGCAAGGGTCAAACGGGGTGGTATTGATTACTACAAAGCGTGGTAAAGCTGGTAAAACCAAATTCAAAGTATCTATCCAAGATGGTTTTACGGATGTGTTGAAGAAATTGGATGTGCTAACTGCGGCAGAGTTTGCGACCCTTAAAATTGAAGGTTTTGAAAACCGCGCTAGAGCAACAAACGCTTCGGTAGAAACTGCGCGTGCCAATGCCATTGCACAATATGGTGATCCTGCTACGGTTCAAAACACCGATTGGCAAGACTATGTGTATCAGCGTGGTCGCCTTCGTATGATTGATGCCTCTGCTACGGGTGGTGATGGAAAAACAAACTTTTACTTGGCAACCTCGTACAACTTCCAAGAAGGACAAGTAATTAAGTCTGACTTTGGTCGTGGAACAGTTCGCTTAAACGTGGATCACCAAGCCAATAAAAAACTAAAAATTGAGACTTCAATTGGTCTTGCTGCTACTACTCAAAACGGTGCCATCGCGGACGGAGCTTTTATCAATAGCCCATTCTTTGCCGCAGCGTTGATTTTGCCAAACCAGCCCGTTTACAAAGCGGATGGTTCATATAATGCACCACTTACAGGGGCATTTAGCTACAATCCAGTACAAAGTGTAGAGTACGAAACCCGTTTAAATACCACGATTCAAACGGTTAGTAACTTGGCAGTGAACTACGAAATCATTCCAGGGTTGAAGTTCCGTTCTTTCTACGGTCTTGACTATGCCAACAACCGTGATGATGCGTATCGTGACCCAATCGTTCCGCAATTTGCGTCAACAGGTGGTAGTGCAACCGTCTCTAACCGTTACAGTCTAAACTGGAACACTGCTCAAACGTTGAATTACAACAAAACCATCGGTGACCACGAAATTGGCGCCTTGGTAGGTGGAGAGTACCGTGAACAAATCTCCGAAGTAGTATCTGCTACAGGACAAGGCTTCCCTAACGGTTTGTTCCGTACGTTGGCAGCAGCTGCTCGTCCAATCACAACGACTGGTACTTATACAACATGGCGTATTGCCAGTGTATTTGGTTCATTTAATTATGGATACAAAGACAGATTGATTGGTACTGCAACGTTGCGTTACGATGGGTCTTCACGTTTTGGTTCAAACAGCCGTTACGGTTTGTTCCCTGCGCTTTCAGTAGGTTACCGTTTGTCAGAAGAAAGCTTCTTGAAAAAATACTCATGGTTGTCTGAGTTGAAAGTATTTGCTGGTTATGGTAAAGCAGGTAACAACAACATCAGTGACTTCGCTTCACGCGCATTGTTCGGTTTGGGTGGTCAGTACATCGACCTACCAGGTATCCGTCCTTCGCAATTAGGAAATGCTAACTTATCGTGGGAAGTAGCATCTACGCTCAACGCAGGGGTAAACTATTCACTCTTCAGCGGACGTATTTTTGGGGAGGTACAAGTGTATCGTAAAATCAACGATAAGTTGTTGTTGTCTCGTCCTTTGCCTAACGATAGCGGTTTTGGTTCTATCAACGAAAACCTTGGAAAAGTTGAAAACAAAGGTTTAGAAGTTGAATTTAATCACGTAAACATTAACAAAGGTGGTTTCCGTTGGGAAACAAACTGGAACGTTTCTTTCCAGCGTAACAAAATCCTTCAATTGTTGCCTGGTCAAAACAATATCGGTACGGGTCTGTGGGTAGGACAACCAGTGTTTATCAACTGGTATCCAACTTATGCAGGAGTTAACCCAGCCGATGGTCGTTCGATGTGGTTAGATTCACTCGGGAACATCACTTATACAGTTCAAGCTCGTGATTCAAGAATCCAAGGAACACCGCTTCCAAAAGGGTTTGGTGGCGTAACTAACCGTCTTTCATACAAAGGCATTTCGTTGGAATTCTTCTTCCAAGGTCAGTGGGGTAACCAAGTGTTGAACAACAACGGCTTCTTTATGGAAAGCTCAGCGTCTGCAGGTTGGAACAACATGCAGACTCAACTTGCGCGCTGGACAACGCCAGGGCAAATCACACGCGTACCACGTGCCTACGAAGGTGGTACTGAGCCAGGAAGCAGTACTGTTCAGACGTTCTCTACCAAGCAACTCGAAAATGCGGGTTACGTTCGTTTGAAACAAGTAACCGTTGGGTATGATTTGCCATCGAGTATTACAAAACGGCTTAAACTGACCCAAGTACGTTTCTTTGCTCAAGCCATCAACTTGTTGACTTGGACTGCGTACACAGGTTTAGACCCAGAAATTTTGCTTACTGAAATCGGACGTTATCCGCAAAGTAAGCAAGTGACAGGGGGGATCCAAATCGAGTTTTAA
- a CDS encoding PD-(D/E)XK nuclease family protein, whose product MIESFLEKTARYIFSKHPDIRQLEQLSIIVPTRRSGYFLKRALAQCSAQPFLAPEVVAIDDFVADRCKIEIADNVSLLFELYDIFKQVDKNITFDRYLQWGSMLLRDFDQIDQYLIDADYLFDYITEAKALERWQVDWPNSNVSTQSDRLKAYFELFSNLKKVYFSFKKDLKERNRAFRGMAYRDLAENAVDVLLTADHSIKPHYYFVGFNALTAAEEKIIKTLVNAKQAETIWDCDYYYMRDNPLAEGGKFLRKYRDAAWSGEWKWSESHLLGTQKDIHVYAVPNASMQAKVAGELYQQWCAEGQGGSEQRPVGIVLADENLLVPMLNGLDESITDLNVTMGLTLRNSLLFTLIDSLFELQFTIAEFRSKDGRAVKIPKFNHRTVQKVLNHPFIRRYEFLALQQRDVSTETIIQVTIREIQQRNLVYLDPALLLEWGQQHPLFKTLFSRWDDNPHTVIKVFYDLIDILREVYKDTQNAIETEYLYLFYTLLKQLETTLSTEHVEKLNLRTFKAFLYELIRQTRIPFSGEPVSPLQIIGMLETRALDFERIVILSMNEGVFPMTKRQNSLIPFDIAKEAGLPVFSDQDAVMSYHFYRLLQRANDVHLVYVTDSNTYNGGEKSRFILQIEHELVPKANGNIKFTEHVVRFQEMDTSDIGMTDSDVDTTPNSKPQTVNSKHTINNDWTVPKTPETLAFLRQNLANGGLYATHLNQYLKCSLQYYFSRVAGVSEDEEVEERMGAADFGSWIHAVLERIDIEFLMDGKPISDAEIKAVLREEFAKLFRGYDPESGINRLLYQVAEQTVLDFLKEQRQRDENLVVLATEQKLTATFNVPLSDGPLALKIAGKIDRVELLNNVIRVADYKTGKIEQLPKVTPDKLDHIMNSGDNSNHEKIRQLWIYQYLIYKQMLREKGLRLRGREFHLDAYEVTSGFYSLRNIKRGFIFNPLKFGDTQDAESYVEQSENYLRTFVIDKLLNPDEPFRKTDYLTACQFCDFREICGR is encoded by the coding sequence ATGATTGAATCCTTTTTAGAAAAAACAGCTCGGTATATTTTTTCAAAACATCCTGACATTCGGCAACTTGAGCAATTATCTATCATTGTTCCTACCCGACGGTCTGGGTATTTTTTAAAACGTGCTTTGGCGCAGTGTTCTGCTCAGCCATTTTTGGCACCTGAAGTCGTCGCAATCGACGATTTTGTAGCTGACCGTTGCAAGATAGAAATTGCCGATAATGTGAGCCTACTCTTTGAATTATACGATATTTTCAAGCAAGTTGATAAAAACATCACCTTCGACCGCTACTTGCAATGGGGTAGTATGCTACTGCGTGACTTTGACCAAATTGACCAGTATCTGATTGATGCCGATTACCTTTTTGACTATATCACCGAGGCCAAAGCCCTCGAACGGTGGCAAGTTGATTGGCCAAACAGCAACGTTTCTACGCAATCAGACCGCCTAAAAGCGTATTTTGAATTGTTCTCAAACCTTAAAAAGGTATATTTTTCATTCAAAAAAGACCTAAAAGAGAGAAACAGGGCGTTTCGTGGAATGGCCTACCGAGATTTAGCTGAAAATGCAGTTGATGTCCTACTCACCGCCGACCATTCCATCAAACCGCATTACTATTTTGTTGGCTTCAACGCCCTAACTGCGGCCGAAGAGAAAATCATCAAAACCCTCGTTAATGCCAAACAAGCCGAAACGATTTGGGATTGTGATTACTACTATATGCGCGATAATCCGCTCGCCGAAGGGGGGAAATTTTTGCGTAAATACCGCGACGCGGCCTGGTCAGGTGAATGGAAATGGAGTGAAAGCCATTTATTGGGCACCCAAAAAGACATACACGTCTATGCCGTTCCCAATGCTTCGATGCAGGCCAAAGTGGCGGGCGAGCTCTACCAACAATGGTGCGCAGAAGGACAAGGTGGTTCGGAACAACGCCCTGTAGGGATTGTTTTAGCCGACGAAAACCTGCTCGTTCCGATGCTCAATGGGCTTGATGAATCCATTACCGACTTGAACGTAACGATGGGTCTTACGCTTCGTAACTCGCTGCTATTTACGCTCATAGACTCCCTTTTTGAGTTACAATTTACCATTGCTGAATTTAGGTCCAAAGACGGACGGGCCGTAAAAATCCCCAAATTCAACCATCGAACGGTTCAAAAAGTACTGAACCACCCCTTCATTCGTCGGTATGAATTTCTGGCTCTACAACAACGTGATGTCTCGACCGAAACCATCATTCAAGTGACTATTAGGGAAATTCAGCAGCGCAATTTGGTCTATCTCGACCCTGCCCTACTCCTCGAATGGGGACAACAACACCCGCTTTTTAAAACACTTTTTAGCCGCTGGGACGACAACCCACACACTGTCATCAAGGTATTTTATGACCTGATTGATATTTTGCGTGAGGTGTATAAAGACACCCAAAATGCGATTGAAACGGAATACCTATACTTGTTTTATACACTCCTAAAACAACTCGAAACGACGCTCAGTACCGAGCACGTTGAAAAGCTCAATTTGCGCACGTTTAAAGCCTTTTTGTACGAACTTATCCGCCAAACACGCATACCGTTTAGTGGCGAACCCGTCAGTCCGCTTCAAATTATAGGGATGCTCGAAACCAGGGCGTTAGACTTTGAACGAATCGTTATTTTGTCGATGAACGAAGGGGTTTTCCCCATGACCAAACGCCAAAATTCGCTCATCCCGTTTGACATTGCCAAAGAAGCAGGCTTACCCGTTTTTAGCGACCAAGATGCAGTGATGTCGTACCATTTTTATCGGCTTTTACAACGTGCCAACGATGTTCATCTCGTCTATGTAACCGATTCAAACACCTACAATGGCGGCGAAAAAAGTCGGTTTATTCTCCAAATTGAGCATGAACTTGTGCCCAAAGCCAACGGAAATATCAAGTTTACGGAACACGTGGTTAGGTTTCAAGAGATGGATACCTCCGATATTGGTATGACAGACTCCGACGTCGATACAACCCCAAACAGTAAACCCCAAACAGTAAACTCCAAACATACCATCAACAACGATTGGACTGTACCCAAAACCCCCGAAACACTAGCATTTTTACGCCAAAACTTAGCTAACGGTGGTCTATACGCAACCCACCTCAACCAGTACTTAAAATGCTCACTTCAATATTATTTTAGTCGCGTGGCGGGGGTTTCGGAAGACGAGGAAGTGGAAGAAAGAATGGGAGCTGCCGATTTTGGTTCGTGGATACACGCCGTGTTGGAACGCATTGACATCGAATTTTTGATGGACGGAAAGCCCATTAGCGATGCCGAAATCAAGGCCGTACTGCGCGAAGAATTTGCCAAATTGTTCCGAGGTTACGACCCAGAATCGGGCATCAATCGTCTTTTGTACCAAGTAGCCGAACAAACCGTGTTGGATTTTCTGAAAGAACAACGCCAACGCGATGAAAACCTTGTTGTGCTCGCTACCGAGCAAAAATTGACTGCAACCTTTAACGTACCCCTATCAGACGGCCCGCTCGCTTTGAAAATTGCGGGAAAAATTGACCGCGTAGAACTCCTCAACAACGTCATTCGCGTGGCCGATTACAAAACGGGCAAAATCGAACAGCTCCCCAAAGTTACCCCCGATAAACTTGATCACATTATGAACTCGGGCGACAATTCAAACCATGAAAAAATCAGGCAGTTATGGATTTATCAATACCTGATTTATAAACAAATGCTGCGTGAAAAAGGCTTGCGTTTGCGCGGACGCGAGTTTCACTTAGATGCCTACGAAGTGACTTCGGGCTTTTACTCCCTGCGCAATATCAAACGTGGTTTTATCTTTAATCCTTTAAAATTTGGCGATACCCAAGATGCCGAATCGTACGTAGAACAGTCGGAAAACTACCTCCGCACCTTTGTCATTGATAAACTTCTTAATCCTGACGAGCCTTTCCGAAAAACCGACTACCTAACGGCTTGTCAGTTTTGTGATTTTAGGGAAATTTGTGGTCGATAA
- a CDS encoding RagB/SusD family nutrient uptake outer membrane protein — translation MKTLVKRILIGAIPLAMMSSCETALDKSPFNAITDASAFSTADRCLLSLYGVYDAAQSSPYTDGSVRGYPFGAANIEQGDARGEDVINVAAFFQITYQATYNTTTANNVGHWGALYALINKANISIDGFKNAAQTNIISAALASQYEAECRFLRALAHHEAVTLYARPYLDGNGNKLGVPYRDFAINSGSAVDQVRAIPRPTVAENYEKILADLDFAETNLPATLSPGTVRATKAAAIALKQRVKLHKGDWAGVIAEGAKLVPAAAPFVSPIGAWKLTDEPNGPFTNNSSTESIFSIRNDALDNTGTNGALPSMYGAANLGARGLLAISPIIWNNAKWLETDKRRTQLYLTGANANGASTVNVFTRKYTSYTERADFAPQIRYAEVLLNSAEAEARQATGVSDRAIALLNAVRNRALAAPATEAYTAASFADKKALIAAILLERRIEFLAEGKRWADIHRNAVDPDFTTGGIPAKYANASQGAALYRVGGAINPTQAAIPYADFRFIWPIPDTEKTQNPIIEQNPGY, via the coding sequence ATGAAAACATTAGTAAAAAGAATATTAATAGGTGCGATTCCACTGGCGATGATGAGCAGTTGCGAAACCGCCCTGGACAAAAGCCCTTTTAACGCCATTACCGATGCAAGTGCATTCAGTACGGCCGACCGTTGCCTCTTGTCGTTGTATGGTGTATATGATGCAGCACAAAGTAGCCCATACACCGATGGTTCTGTACGTGGGTATCCTTTTGGAGCGGCCAACATCGAACAAGGTGATGCACGCGGCGAAGACGTTATCAACGTGGCAGCTTTCTTCCAAATTACTTACCAAGCTACTTACAACACCACCACGGCCAATAACGTAGGGCACTGGGGAGCGTTGTACGCACTTATTAATAAGGCAAACATTTCGATTGATGGCTTTAAAAATGCGGCTCAAACCAACATCATTTCTGCTGCACTTGCGTCTCAATACGAAGCTGAGTGTCGTTTCTTGAGAGCATTGGCGCACCACGAAGCCGTGACGCTTTATGCAAGACCATACTTGGATGGAAATGGAAATAAATTAGGGGTTCCTTACCGCGATTTTGCCATAAACTCAGGTTCGGCAGTAGATCAAGTAAGAGCTATTCCTCGCCCAACGGTGGCTGAGAACTACGAAAAAATCTTAGCAGATTTGGATTTTGCTGAAACAAACTTGCCAGCGACACTTTCACCAGGAACTGTTCGTGCGACAAAAGCGGCGGCCATTGCCTTGAAACAACGCGTGAAATTGCACAAAGGTGACTGGGCAGGTGTGATTGCTGAAGGGGCTAAATTGGTACCTGCAGCAGCGCCATTTGTAAGCCCAATTGGTGCTTGGAAATTGACAGACGAGCCTAATGGGCCATTTACAAATAATAGTTCTACGGAGAGCATCTTCTCAATTCGTAACGATGCTTTGGATAACACTGGTACCAACGGTGCCTTGCCAAGTATGTACGGTGCTGCTAACTTAGGTGCGCGTGGTTTGTTGGCTATTTCGCCAATCATTTGGAACAATGCGAAATGGTTGGAAACTGATAAGCGTCGTACGCAATTGTACCTTACTGGTGCCAATGCCAACGGAGCTTCAACGGTAAACGTGTTCACTAGAAAATATACGTCTTACACCGAAAGAGCTGACTTTGCACCGCAGATTCGCTACGCAGAAGTACTGTTGAACTCAGCTGAAGCCGAAGCTCGTCAAGCTACAGGCGTTTCTGACAGAGCTATTGCTCTATTGAACGCAGTACGTAACCGTGCACTTGCCGCGCCTGCAACAGAAGCTTATACTGCTGCCAGCTTTGCTGATAAAAAAGCGCTTATTGCGGCTATTTTGTTGGAAAGAAGAATTGAGTTTTTAGCAGAAGGAAAGCGTTGGGCGGATATTCACCGCAATGCCGTTGACCCTGATTTTACCACAGGTGGTATCCCTGCTAAGTATGCAAACGCTTCACAAGGTGCTGCTTTGTACCGTGTGGGGGGAGCAATCAATCCAACTCAAGCAGCGATTCCTTATGCGGATTTTCGTTTTATCTGGCCAATCCCAGATACTGAAAAGACGCAGAACCCAATCATTGAACAAAACCCAGGCTACTAA
- a CDS encoding TonB-dependent receptor, with product MRNFLLASFCLLLGFCTQLRAQERTVTGAVTSSDDSSPLPGVSVVVKGTLTGTVTDGNGKYSIRVPNGNSTLVFSFVGMEEQEVLVGSQSVINPSLKSQASELSEVVVVGYGVQQRKAFTGSASKVDAKQFANLMTPSIDKQLAGRATGVQVTNVGGGVNTPARIRIRGTNSVNQANDPLIVVDGVPILSGNLASTTNSNALGDINPADIENMEVLKDGSATAIYGSRAAAGVILITTKKGTKGRGKVSYDASIGFNNALKRFDVLNAQEFVMIANEKLANAGQALRANMDAAQTNTNWQDQVMVNNAAVHNHTLSAQGGTEKTSYYMSLNYSQQQGIIITNFNKAYRARLNVEHEANKYIKVGNNITISRQDDGDQNNGTNALSGAISSTLRLLPNVSPYNANHPTGFNINWPNGNSMNPGANTTSVDDNFTNAAFTLRNNQYRSDKYRIINNSFIEISPIQGLKLRSVFSADMFSDYSFQSWTNLHGDGYGTSTGGTNGYVYNENQNRLRYTWQNYLNYNLTLGKNHNIYLTAGHEVQRDNYKWHSTSGSNISDMFFIKENFITGSAAIQTTGGSMTQSGFESLFGRFNYDFNNKYFVQASIRRDGQSSLAPEKRYGVFPGFSAGWRVSQEGFWTNSGLSQYINEVKVKASYARVGNTLSGFPYLSTYGARPYGNISGIAVSAIGNSDLQWETSNKYDVGIDIGILNNRFNVTADYFINDVDNLVLGVPTPLSAGVPGNSISQNIGSLRNKGIELAIGGDIIRSKDFTWNANFNYSNIKNEITALYSIGGTAVPYIQNGGYNLIEVGQPINVIHGYRFSGVNSANGNPVYVKADGTLAQLNISNGAPFSIGGYYVASGQNEGTLGAQTSLTFNDRARLGNPTPVWFGAFTNNFNYKGLGLEIMLRYSGGNKIFNITRQDALMNQSFQNNGREILQRWQKPGDITNVPRLYYGQGNNINQSQLANSRFLESGDYLRLQNIVLTYSVPSKALTKATKGFVQSLRLFAQGQNLAVWTKYSGADPDNISTLGLDNAVSPQIRTVSFGLNVGF from the coding sequence ATGCGTAATTTTTTACTGGCAAGCTTTTGCTTGTTATTGGGCTTTTGCACTCAACTCAGAGCGCAAGAGCGTACCGTTACTGGTGCAGTCACCAGTAGTGATGACAGTTCTCCATTACCTGGGGTAAGTGTAGTTGTGAAAGGTACGTTAACAGGAACTGTTACGGATGGTAACGGCAAGTACTCTATCCGAGTTCCGAATGGCAATAGTACCTTGGTGTTTTCATTCGTAGGAATGGAAGAACAAGAAGTGTTGGTAGGTAGCCAATCAGTAATTAATCCTTCGCTTAAATCCCAGGCCAGCGAGCTGAGCGAGGTCGTAGTAGTTGGATACGGTGTGCAGCAGCGCAAAGCTTTTACGGGGTCTGCTTCAAAGGTAGATGCAAAACAATTCGCCAACTTGATGACTCCTTCGATTGACAAGCAGTTGGCTGGTCGTGCAACAGGGGTACAGGTAACAAACGTGGGTGGTGGTGTTAACACGCCAGCACGTATCCGTATTCGTGGTACAAACTCAGTAAACCAAGCCAATGATCCATTGATCGTGGTGGACGGTGTGCCTATCCTTTCTGGAAACTTGGCAAGTACAACCAACTCAAACGCTTTGGGAGATATTAACCCTGCCGACATCGAAAACATGGAAGTGTTGAAAGATGGATCGGCTACGGCGATTTATGGTTCGAGAGCGGCTGCGGGGGTTATTTTGATTACTACCAAAAAAGGTACAAAAGGAAGAGGTAAAGTTAGCTACGATGCTTCTATCGGTTTCAACAACGCCCTCAAGCGTTTTGACGTCTTGAATGCCCAAGAATTTGTGATGATTGCCAACGAAAAATTGGCCAATGCAGGTCAAGCTTTGCGTGCCAACATGGACGCAGCTCAAACTAACACCAACTGGCAAGACCAAGTGATGGTAAACAATGCGGCGGTGCATAACCACACCCTAAGTGCGCAAGGTGGTACTGAAAAGACTAGCTATTATATGTCGCTCAACTACTCGCAGCAACAAGGGATTATCATTACCAACTTTAACAAAGCATACCGTGCTCGTTTGAACGTAGAACACGAAGCAAACAAGTATATCAAAGTGGGTAACAACATCACCATTAGCCGCCAAGACGACGGAGACCAAAACAACGGTACCAACGCTTTGAGTGGTGCGATTTCGTCAACGCTTCGTTTGTTGCCAAACGTGTCGCCTTACAATGCCAACCACCCAACTGGTTTTAACATCAACTGGCCAAACGGTAACTCAATGAACCCAGGCGCTAACACGACTTCGGTGGATGACAACTTCACGAATGCGGCCTTTACGTTGCGTAACAACCAGTACCGTTCGGACAAATACCGTATCATCAACAACAGCTTTATCGAAATTTCTCCGATTCAAGGCTTGAAATTGCGCTCGGTATTCTCGGCAGATATGTTTAGCGATTACAGCTTCCAAAGCTGGACAAATCTTCACGGTGACGGTTACGGAACATCAACGGGTGGAACAAACGGTTATGTGTACAACGAAAACCAAAATCGTTTGCGTTATACGTGGCAAAACTACTTAAACTACAACTTGACGTTGGGTAAAAACCACAACATTTACCTAACAGCAGGTCACGAAGTGCAACGCGATAACTACAAGTGGCACTCTACGTCAGGCTCAAACATCTCGGATATGTTCTTCATCAAAGAAAACTTTATCACGGGTAGTGCAGCCATTCAGACAACGGGTGGGTCGATGACGCAGTCTGGTTTTGAGTCATTGTTTGGTCGTTTTAACTACGATTTCAACAACAAATACTTCGTACAAGCGTCGATTCGTCGCGATGGACAAAGCTCTTTGGCACCTGAAAAACGTTACGGGGTATTCCCAGGTTTCTCAGCAGGCTGGCGCGTATCGCAAGAAGGCTTCTGGACAAACAGCGGCTTGAGCCAATACATCAACGAAGTGAAAGTGAAAGCTTCGTACGCAAGAGTTGGTAATACTTTGAGCGGCTTCCCTTACTTGAGTACGTATGGTGCTCGTCCGTACGGAAACATCAGTGGTATTGCAGTATCAGCCATTGGTAACTCAGACTTGCAGTGGGAAACAAGTAACAAGTACGACGTAGGGATTGATATTGGTATTCTTAACAACCGTTTTAACGTAACAGCGGATTACTTCATCAACGACGTTGATAACTTGGTACTTGGTGTTCCAACACCTTTGAGCGCAGGGGTTCCTGGCAACTCAATTTCTCAAAACATTGGTTCGCTTCGCAACAAGGGTATCGAGTTGGCGATTGGTGGTGACATCATTAGAAGCAAAGATTTCACTTGGAATGCCAACTTCAATTACTCAAATATCAAAAACGAAATCACTGCCCTTTACTCGATTGGTGGTACGGCGGTTCCATACATCCAAAACGGTGGCTATAACTTGATTGAAGTAGGTCAACCCATCAACGTGATTCACGGATACCGGTTCTCAGGTGTAAACTCAGCAAATGGTAACCCAGTTTATGTGAAAGCGGATGGTACACTTGCACAGTTGAATATTTCAAACGGTGCTCCTTTCTCAATTGGTGGTTACTACGTTGCTTCTGGTCAAAACGAAGGCACATTGGGCGCTCAAACGTCGCTGACTTTCAATGACCGTGCGCGTTTAGGAAATCCTACACCCGTATGGTTTGGTGCATTTACCAACAACTTTAACTACAAAGGGTTGGGCTTAGAAATAATGTTGCGTTATTCAGGTGGAAACAAAATCTTCAACATCACTCGTCAAGATGCGTTGATGAACCAAAGTTTCCAAAACAATGGTCGTGAGATTCTTCAAAGATGGCAGAAGCCTGGTGATATCACCAACGTACCTAGATTGTACTATGGTCAAGGTAACAACATCAACCAATCTCAATTGGCAAACTCTCGTTTCCTAGAGAGCGGCGATTACCTCCGTTTACAAAACATCGTATTGACTTACAGTGTACCAAGCAAAGCGTTGACAAAAGCAACGAAGGGTTTTGTGCAGAGTTTGCGTTTGTTTGCGCAAGGACAAAACTTGGCTGTATGGACAAAATACAGCGGAGCTGACCCTGACAACATCAGTACGTTGGGCTTAGACAACGCTGTTAGTCCACAAATTAGAACCGTTTCTTTTGGTTTAAATGTTGGTTTTTAA
- a CDS encoding LytTR family DNA-binding domain-containing protein: MKVYELAFTKKGVAGLRLPCIGGKVFVPLNEIVRLEGRRNYTLIVINAHPPMLVAKTLGLFETELSNSFVRIRRGCIINLLHTSVGHDGLVRQKDGFAAPVARRRAKQPALLIQAA, encoded by the coding sequence ATGAAAGTATATGAACTTGCATTTACCAAAAAAGGCGTTGCTGGCTTGCGTCTTCCATGTATTGGAGGAAAAGTATTTGTGCCTTTGAATGAAATTGTTCGTTTAGAGGGGCGTCGAAATTATACGCTTATCGTAATAAATGCCCATCCACCGATGCTGGTAGCCAAAACTTTGGGGCTTTTTGAAACAGAATTATCTAACTCATTTGTGCGCATTCGGCGGGGGTGTATTATCAACCTACTTCATACTTCCGTGGGGCACGATGGGTTGGTGCGTCAAAAAGATGGTTTTGCCGCACCCGTCGCCCGACGAAGGGCCAAGCAACCTGCATTGCTCATACAGGCTGCTTGA